The segment TTTATGAAAATCACTAATTTTTAATAAAAATTCATAGGTATTATTAGCAATGTTAAAAAGTTTCTTATATTTTTTATAGGTATACGAAACATAATAATCGCCATATATAGAGTAAAAGTCCTCACTAGAGAGTTTTAACCCCCTTCTCAATTCATCACAAATTTCTAAAAAGAGACTATCATCAATTTTATCATTATCTCTGATAATGAAATTTTCGCTATATCCAAACTTAGATAATACTTTTTGAAGTTTCTCTAAAGCTGAAAGATTAATGCACATTTCCTTTAATGCATTAAAATAAATTCCTCTCAATATTTACCCCCAATTGTTATATTCGTCATTTGTAATCAACAATTCAATCTAATAATAATGAATGGTTAAATTTAGACAGTGAGATGTTTTATTAATTTTTGTATGGTAAACGAAAACACC is part of the Deferribacterota bacterium genome and harbors:
- a CDS encoding heme NO-binding domain-containing protein, with the translated sequence MRGIYFNALKEMCINLSALEKLQKVLSKFGYSENFIIRDNDKIDDSLFLEICDELRRGLKLSSEDFYSIYGDYYVSYTYKKYKKLFNIANNTYEFLLKISDFHKKLLNKINENSSFHFHIQLKDDAIHCKIKPIINTSFTSSLIKSIGRIYNELPFVEYKDNDTFIIKI